One genomic segment of Catalinimonas alkaloidigena includes these proteins:
- a CDS encoding carbohydrate binding family 9 domain-containing protein: MLHYSRSILLKLFFSGCVFFLLHCAEANAQNAQNFLPTEQASEIRAVKAADDIQVDGRLDEPSWQKAPVTEEFFRMEPRQRGSYQYTSRVKVLYDEKNLYFGIYARDSLGRKGVRVQDFRRDFIYGENDVMYIQLDPQNLKRYCVSFQTTPLGTQRDLQVFDDNFKDNDWDALWRVRTIVVDSGYYAEFAIPFKSLRYERLATGDSVSWGITLARMARRDYETTVFPAIPQAYSPYRMTYAAQLKGLELPEPSVNLRTQPYALYQYERLTDEKGQMTTNQNFKAGGEIKWAVNPHAVLDLTFNTDFAQADVDRAVNNLTRFNVFFPEKRQFFLENSGVYAGANVSAIKPFFSRTIGLANAQFNADPVPIDAGARFTDRTEERTLAGLYVHQRSTENQGAANFGVLRYAKNYGRQNNIGLMLTHRLDAAKPNIGFAQQNNTTLTIDGLMRPKDEITIQYLASASRDNSPDNIGFAASLFAGYFPNNMYLGWLTNVVSEKYLPGMGFIFQNDVIQHNPGGYYIIRPKGEKWRWIRRWDPGFFLDMYQSASDGTFQSAQIDIFPIWFIFQDGGKFTGSILPTWDHFFFRPLGIAVTPDEYYYTRYQLSYRSDASKKISGSISYQWGDYYDGQLQEVEMGIRIAPIPHIAFAAEYSYKGIQKLGEQQTTTDLHLLTSELRLAYNPRIRASAFYQYNTATEQGRWNIRGSWEFAPLSFLYVVFNENSFLDTSIRNQSLISKLTYLKQF; encoded by the coding sequence ATGCTGCACTATTCCAGGTCTATTTTGTTAAAACTATTTTTTTCAGGCTGTGTATTTTTTCTCTTGCATTGCGCTGAAGCAAATGCACAGAATGCCCAAAACTTTTTGCCTACTGAGCAAGCCTCTGAAATTCGGGCGGTCAAAGCCGCGGATGACATTCAGGTAGACGGTCGCCTGGATGAGCCTTCCTGGCAAAAAGCTCCTGTTACTGAGGAATTCTTCCGTATGGAACCCCGACAGAGAGGTAGTTACCAATATACCAGCCGGGTCAAAGTACTGTACGACGAGAAAAATCTTTACTTCGGTATCTATGCCCGGGACAGCCTGGGTCGAAAAGGAGTGCGGGTGCAGGACTTCCGTCGGGACTTTATTTATGGAGAGAATGATGTAATGTACATACAGCTTGACCCACAGAACCTGAAACGGTACTGTGTATCCTTTCAGACCACACCTTTGGGTACGCAGCGGGACTTACAGGTGTTTGACGATAACTTTAAAGACAATGACTGGGATGCCCTCTGGCGTGTTCGCACTATTGTGGTGGACAGTGGATACTATGCCGAGTTTGCCATCCCTTTTAAATCTTTGCGTTATGAACGCCTTGCTACCGGAGATTCCGTTTCCTGGGGAATTACCCTGGCTCGGATGGCACGCCGTGATTACGAAACCACTGTTTTCCCAGCCATTCCACAGGCGTATTCTCCCTATCGCATGACCTATGCAGCCCAGCTGAAGGGCTTAGAACTTCCGGAGCCATCGGTCAATCTGAGGACGCAACCTTATGCTTTGTATCAGTATGAGCGGCTGACAGATGAGAAAGGACAGATGACTACTAATCAGAACTTTAAAGCGGGGGGTGAGATCAAATGGGCAGTAAACCCACATGCAGTGCTGGACCTGACCTTCAACACGGATTTTGCCCAGGCTGATGTGGATCGTGCAGTGAATAACCTTACGCGCTTTAATGTCTTTTTCCCAGAAAAGCGTCAGTTTTTTCTGGAAAACTCAGGCGTCTATGCCGGGGCGAATGTGAGTGCCATCAAGCCTTTTTTCAGCCGTACGATAGGGCTGGCCAACGCCCAGTTCAATGCCGACCCTGTACCTATAGACGCAGGAGCACGCTTTACGGACCGGACCGAAGAACGAACGCTAGCCGGTTTGTATGTACATCAGCGGAGTACAGAAAATCAGGGAGCAGCCAACTTTGGAGTTCTGCGCTATGCAAAGAACTATGGGCGTCAGAACAACATCGGCCTAATGCTCACGCATCGGCTGGATGCAGCCAAACCTAATATTGGGTTTGCCCAGCAAAACAATACCACGCTTACGATTGATGGCCTTATGCGTCCCAAGGATGAAATCACGATTCAGTACCTGGCTTCCGCTTCTCGCGACAACTCCCCGGACAATATCGGCTTTGCGGCTAGCCTGTTTGCTGGCTACTTTCCCAATAATATGTACCTGGGCTGGCTCACAAATGTAGTCAGTGAAAAGTACCTGCCCGGCATGGGATTTATCTTTCAAAATGATGTGATACAGCATAATCCAGGAGGCTACTACATCATCCGACCCAAGGGTGAGAAGTGGCGCTGGATTCGCCGGTGGGATCCGGGCTTTTTTCTGGATATGTATCAAAGCGCTTCTGATGGTACCTTTCAATCCGCTCAGATAGATATCTTTCCGATCTGGTTCATCTTCCAGGATGGAGGGAAATTTACCGGGAGTATTTTACCCACCTGGGATCATTTCTTTTTTCGGCCGCTGGGTATAGCGGTGACACCGGATGAGTATTACTATACCCGCTATCAGCTCAGCTATCGTTCAGACGCTTCTAAGAAAATATCCGGCAGCATCAGCTATCAGTGGGGTGACTACTATGATGGACAATTGCAGGAAGTGGAGATGGGTATTCGAATAGCACCCATTCCTCACATCGCTTTTGCGGCAGAGTATAGCTACAAGGGCATACAAAAGCTGGGAGAGCAGCAGACCACTACGGACCTTCATTTGCTCACCAGTGAGTTGAGGCTGGCTTACAATCCTCGTATTCGGGCATCAGCCTTTTACCAGTATAATACAGCCACGGAGCAGGGACGCTGGAACATCAGGGGCAGTTGGGAATTTGCTCCTCTAAGCTTTCTCTATGTTGTATTCAACGAAAACTCATTCCTGGATACCAGCATCAGAAATCAGTCTCTGATTTCCAAATTAACCTACCTCAAACAGTTCTGA